DNA from Triticum aestivum cultivar Chinese Spring chromosome 7D, IWGSC CS RefSeq v2.1, whole genome shotgun sequence:
GCCGCAGTACCATGGTGGATAGCATTGGCAGCCGCAGTACCATGGTAGATTTTATTTTTCCATAGCCATTGGTAGCCGCAGCAGGTCTAGTACACAGGTCTCGTACGATCAATTGTAGCACGTGGCCGGCCAGACCTCTTAGTATGCAGGCACTTGACCAACGCGCACAAGTCATCTGGCGGTACTTAGATCTTCAAAAAGCACAttttgtggaagaagaggatgatgaaaagGAAAAGAATTCACAGCAAATTTCTCAGATTTATAATATTACTGTAAACTGCAAATTTGCTACTTCTGCACCAAAAACCGAAGGAATTTGCATGTTAGAATTTTTCAGTTTTTCAGccaaattttgaaaatttgcaaaAATGACTAGCAAATATTTTCACAGCACGCACCCACATGCCAATGTTTCATGCGTCCCAACTACCAACACCCACCTGTTTGGGCCCCACGTCTGGATGAAGTCATGAAAGTACTTccttcgtttttatttagtccgcgtattagctttggtcaaagtcaagttttgtaaactttgACGAAGTTTATAAACAAAAACATGAGCATACAcgataacaaatcaataccattagatttatTAATGAATgtattttcacatcatatagatttgttacggtaaatgtttatattgttttttagatacttggtcaaactttacgaagtttgacttcagttaactctaatatgcagagtaaataaaaacggagggagtacatcaaatGATGTTGAGCCTAGCCCTCTTTATTTCCCAGAGAAAGAACCATACCACCTTATCATAAAAAAAAAACACTACCACCTAGGATCGAAATCTAACGGTGAGAGACAAGGTACACCAAATCCTCGCTCAAAATGGAATTCATGGCTTGAGTATTTTAGCTGGCCCATCCCGGTAATCCGTTGACATCATGAGACATACTCCTGTTTCTTTCGTCGACCCGCGGCTGAATTGATGGATAGGTAAGCCCGCCTACCAAAGAAAGAAACAGCATCCAAGTATCTCTTTCTCCAATAAGGCCATCGTTTTTTTTAAGGAATCAATAATGGAGCCGTTGTTTATACTAGGATAGACCAAATTGGAGAGTTCTGCTTTGGTTTAGCCAAGTCTCTTTTTAATTTTTGAAATTGGTTTAGCCAAGTCTTATTTAATCATGCAGAGTACTGGTTCAGTTTGTTGTAATACACTGATATATACACTAAACATGGCGTTATGTCCATCAATAAAAAAAACATGGTCATATGTTTACACAAATACTATAGTTGCtcatccgcaaaaaaaaaaaatacTATAGTTGCTAAAAGAAATGTTGGTACAAATAGGTTGGCCCCAACTAAGCCTACCAaacagagctactccctccgtcataCAGGGGCGGAGCTACATGTATTACTGGGGGTGCCGCTGCCCCCCAGCCATTGCTAATTAGTGAAGGAAATTTTCTTGTGAAGGCTTAAATTTAGTAGAGTGCACTTTAGTAGAGTGTAGGCTCAAatttatgagacggagggagtagtatattgcTGGACTGTAGGCAGGGTCTTCTGGACAGCACAACCATCACAGCACTATCTAGCTTGGGGAATTTTCCATTTTGGTACCGGGTCTTTACAATTTTCATGAACGTAGCGTGGCCATTCCTGAGGTAGCATTCGGTGTAGAAGACGACAGCAGCTACGAGGATGACGGCAACGGCTTTAATGCAGTCCTGTTCCTTTGCCATGacgaagaaagaaaaaaggaagaagcagATCAAACGCTGGTCCCATACGTCTCTGTGATCACATCactcaaagaaagaaaagaaaaaggatacTAACTCCTTAAGTGAGGCCAAAAACATCAAAATTAATTGCCGTGTTGCTACAGCAGTACAGCTAAATATACTAAAAAAGATTACTCCGAAGTGAGGCAGTTGACTGAAGAGTTAACGCCACTGCCTTCGCTAGTTAACCAACTTTCTTAAGGACAACAATACAAAAATAGAACAGCATCGATCAACTAAGCACAACTAGAGTTGCGGTTATTTTTAGTGGTTGGCGAAttcaaataataaataaataaatatggaTTGTATCCCTTGGGGGCACGAATGTTGATTATGCACTGGGAGTAATCTACACATTTTTGTGGAAACTCTCAATGTTCCGTCACTACCTCGAGCAGTTTAGCCAAGGTTCGTTTTGACAGCATCTGATAACCTAAGCAGATTTTCACCTTGCTAGTTGATTTCTCATGAGATGGACAGCACGCGCCAGCATTTCCTACACAGTAGAGCCTGAGAACGCCCCTAACACAGCGAAAGTAATCCACGATTACCTGCACAGAAGGTTGGAAACTGTAACGCCAAACGAC
Protein-coding regions in this window:
- the LOC123164268 gene encoding uncharacterized protein, which gives rise to MHGKKYQKLLDESARSKVIVDYFRCVRGVLRLYCVGNAGACCPSHEKSTSKDCIKAVAVILVAAVVFYTECYLRNGHATFMKIVKTRYQNGKFPKLDSAVMVVLSRRPCLQSSNILLPPSHKFEPTLY